The following is a genomic window from Solanum stenotomum isolate F172 unplaced genomic scaffold, ASM1918654v1 scaffold33130, whole genome shotgun sequence.
CTTCCAATCAATATCCAGTTCCATCACCAATATAAACTAAGCAAGAGGGTGTTGCATAACATACTGCCAAGACTAAGATCCTTAAGGGCATTATCATTGTCTCATTACAGGATTAATGAGTTGCCAAATGACttgtttatcaaattaaagctcCTCAGATTTTTGGACCTTTCTTGTACAGGGATTAAAAAGTTGTCAGATTCCATATGTGCATTGTATAACTTGGAGACACTTATCCTGTCATCTTGTGTTGATCTTGAGGAGCTACCGCTGCAGATGGAGAAGTTGATTAACTTGCATCATCTTGACATAAGCAACACTTGTCGCTTGAAGATGCCACTACATCTGAGCAAGTTGAAAAGCCTCCAAGTGCTAGTGGGAGTAAAGTTTCTTCTAGGTGGTTGGAGGATGGAAGATTTGGGTGAAGCACAGAACTTGTATGGATCTGTATTAGTTTTAGAGTTGCAAAATGTGGTTGATAGAAGGGAAGCTTTGAAGGCAACGATGAAGGAGAAGAATCATGTTCAGTTATCTTTGGAGTGGAGTGAAAGTAGTAGTGCCGACAATTCACAAACTGAAAGAGACATTCTTGATGAGCTACACCCTCACTCAAACATAAAACAACTCGAAATCACTGGATATAGAGGAACAATATTTCCAGATTGGCTAGCTGATCCTTTGTTTCTTAAGCTAGTACAGTTGTCTATTGGTAATTGCATGAACTGTTATTCGTTGCCAGCACTAGGACAACTCCCTTGTTTGAAAATCCTTTCCATTAGAGGGATGCATGGAATAACAGAGGTGACGGAAGAATTCTATGGCAGTTTGTCCTCTAAAAAGCCTTTTAACTGTCTTGAGGAACTTAGATTTGAAGATATGCCGGAGTGGAAGCAATGGCACTTACTAGGAAGTGGAGAGTTCCCTGCACTTGAGGagcttaaaattaaaaattgcccTGAGCTCAGTTTGGAGACACCCATCCAACTTTCAAGTTTAAAAAGGTTTAAAGTTAGTGATTCTCCAAAGGTTGGAGTTGTTTTTGATGATGCTGAGCTGTTTAGATCCCAACTTGAGGGAATGAAGCAGATTGAGGAATTATATATTGGTTATTGTAACTCTCTTGCCTTCTTTCCTTTTAGCATATTGCCCACTACCTTGAAGAGAATACAGATATATGGTTGcaagaaattgaaattggagGTGCCAGTTGGTGAGATGAGTATGTTTCTGGAAGAATTGTTTGTGGAAGGATGTGATTGTATAGATGATATATCACCTGAGTTAATCCCAAGAACACGCAAATTGATTGTCGTTAATTGCCACAACCTTACTAGGTTTTTGATTCCTACTGCCACTGAAACTCGGCTCCATATGGGGAATTGTGAGAATGTTGAAATACTTTCGGTGGCATGTGGGGGGACCCAGATGACGTCACTGTTTATTGAGGGCTGTAAGAAGCTGAAGTGGCTGCCAGAACGTATGCAGGAACTCCTTCCATCTCTTAAGCGTCTGAATCTTGAGAATTGTCCAGAAATAGAGTCCTTTCCTGAAGGAG
Proteins encoded in this region:
- the LOC125852246 gene encoding putative disease resistance protein At3g14460, which produces MHDLVNDLAQIASSNLCIRLEENKGSHMLEQCRHMSYYVGKYGDFQKLKSLYKSEQLRTLLPINIQFHHQYKLSKRVLHNILPRLRSLRALSLSHYRINELPNDLFIKLKLLRFLDLSCTGIKKLSDSICALYNLETLILSSCVDLEELPLQMEKLINLHHLDISNTCRLKMPLHLSKLKSLQVLVGVKFLLGGWRMEDLGEAQNLYGSVLVLELQNVVDRREALKATMKEKNHVQLSLEWSESSSADNSQTERDILDELHPHSNIKQLEITGYRGTIFPDWLADPLFLKLVQLSIGNCMNCYSLPALGQLPCLKILSIRGMHGITEVTEEFYGSLSSKKPFNCLEELRFEDMPEWKQWHLLGSGEFPALEELKIKNCPELSLETPIQLSSLKRFKVSDSPKVGVVFDDAELFRSQLEGMKQIEELYIGYCNSLAFFPFSILPTTLKRIQIYGCKKLKLEVPVGEMSMFLEELFVEGCDCIDDISPELIPRTRKLIVVNCHNLTRFLIPTATETRLHMGNCENVEILSVACGGTQMTSLFIEGCKKLKWLPERMQELLPSLKRLNLENCPEIESFPEGGLPFNLQQLEIKDCKKLVNGRKEWRLQRLPCLTELWISHDGSDEEIVGGENWELPSSIQSLAIRNLKTLSSQHLKNLTSLQSLSIMGNLPQIQAMPSFSHLTSLRSLQIWHFRNLQSLPESALPSSLSQLDIDDCPNLQSLPVKGMASSLSKLSISKCPLLRPLLEFDKGEYWPNIAQFPIIEIDREFM